aaaatataaaaataaattgcacaATCTACTAATTATGATAATGACATAAACGATTTTataatagttataataaaaattaaatattattaataatttaaatattgcGATTGatcaataacataaaaattatttacatcaacgatataaattaaaattatattcttattAAGAGAAAAATGGTGATACAATATCAATGTAAACTAAATTTACCATGAGAATAACCAAGAACGTttgattttatcattttattaaataattataaataaaaaattacataactATACATTTTCTTTAATCTCTTTTATTAACCATCATGTTTGCTTTTGtacatatagtaaaatatatcaattgCACGTCCAATAATTCAAAAAAGGTCGAAACATTGCTTTTGATATTACcgaatatttttatattttcttatagaCAAATATCACTAActtaaattatgttaattttttaaattaaatctaaattaactCAGTAACCAAATCACCTATGAGAACTCAATATCTCTAAGGCTCTGTTTGTTCCAAGAGAAATAAGGTAGAGAGTAAGAGAAGAGAGCAATTAAAAAGAGATAGGAtattgtttgattcattttctaaaaattctattttagtattttaaaatttatttgtcattacttgtttttaaaaaatgttatgtaaaactatttttaatattatatttttaaaattaaaaaagcaaaataaataaatggtattttatttttcagttttcagtttttttaacattctagtcaaaaaattattttaaaaattagagttatcaaacatatttttttttaaattttcattttgaaaatgattttctaaaatttatttataaaataattttcaaaaactaaaaaataaaacacaatcaaacaaaTCTCTTTTATTTGATTGTCATAGAATTAAAAAAGAGAGACTATTTAgctttactttttaatttttgaaaactattttataaataaattttagaaaactgtttttaaaaaaaaaattaaaaaaaaaaatctgtttgacaactttaatttttaaaacagttttagactagagagttaaaaaactgaaaaatgtaaagtaaaacacaatttatctgttttgcttttttaatttaaaaaggtataatattaaaaataattttacaaaacagtttttaaaaacaagtaatccaaacaaatttttaaattttaaaatactaaaatagagtttttggaATATGAATCAAACAAGGcttgtttgattgtgttttactttttagtttttgaaaactattttataaataaattttagaaattctttttttaaaaaaattaaaaaaaaatctatttgacaatctcaatttttaaaacagatTTTGACTAGAgagttaaaaaaactgaaaaatgaaaagtaaaacacaatttacttgttttgtttttttaattttaaaaagtataatattaaaaacagTTTTACTCTTTAGAAACAAgtaatctaaataaattttttagtttttaaattttaaaatactaaaatagagtttttaggATGTAAatcaaatagtttttgaaaattattttataaataaattttagaattttttttttcaaaataaaattttaaaatataatgtttggcaactttaatttttaacacAGTTTTTTGACTAAAgagttaaaaaaactaaaaaaatgagaagtaaaatactatttatctgttttacatttttaactttaaaaaatttaatattaaaaatagttttacaaaacagtttttaaaaataaaaaatctaaacaaatttttaaatttaaaatactaaaatagtgTGTTGTTTggtataaaagaaaaagaagaaaaataaaagagagaaataatTATCTCTTTTCTTTCGTTTGGTTGAATAAAAATTGAGAAGAGAGAAgtgtaatttattttgaaaagactaaaatatccttataatttaaaactagAAAAACATTCATGTATTGtctgtgttttatttttttatcataatttaattaaagaattatattatttaattaagttattttttaatttaatttaatttaatttaagtaatatatttttattagttgcTTTAACAAAACTTAACatagtataaatatatataagtgttttttttattaagggaCGTTACATTCACTTTGCACAGCAAATATATGAATATTCACATGAAAAAAGCCTTCCACTATAAGGGCATAAATGGaataagattaaaaaagaaaaaacaaaattttctctTCCCTTTCTTTCCACTTGAGGAGAGATTAAAAAATGACCTGAATCTCAtcaaattttaatctcttttcaGACTCTTTCTCGTGctttcttctcttttctatTTCTCCTATGAACAAACATATTCTAAATATACTTTAtttctatttgatttttttttttcattatgattaaaaaaatataatcaaaattccAATCACCAACGTAcaaagtttaaaattaaaataaaaagttaaaatgttCGTAGAATATAAATCAACCTAAATAATTTAGTgagtaattcaaataaataataaattattatattttattatctgtaaatcaaattttaaataatcagatatttctttttctaaaaACCGGATGattaattaagaagaaaaaaattcaacctAAACCAATCACCAacataaaaagtttaaaattagaATGTTTGTAGAACATAAATCAGCCTAAATAATTAAGTGATTAAATTCTTCCCtgaaaatgattatttattttcttagtcAATAAAGTGAATTGGAGTTCACTacatagaattttttttagaaaaaacacAGACAATAATTTAGTAAAGCAATGAAACCCTTTGTACTACGTTTGTCACTGATTATTTTTGTTCCTCTGCTTCTCTCCCTCTTGTTTTTGACTTTTATGCCAAAGGAAACAGCTATGGCAACCTATGAAGCATTTGGAGTGAGGATAGAGAAGAATCCATCACAATCCAAACTCAATGAACTTGGAGTTTCAACTTGGCCTAAGTAATTTTCTTTGATCTtcactttttcttttcaattattATCAAGTTTGGTTTTTTTATTGATTCTAGTGATGTTTCTTCTCTAAAGTTTGAAGCTTTTTTGCATTACAAATTTTGGGTCTTGATAATTTGTGTTTTATACTCATATTTGTTGTGGGGGTGCTAATAgcatgttttttgttttctggTTTTTTGCTTAAACCCTTCATTTTAGGTAATTTCCTtgctcttcattttttttcttcccaattGTTGTCAAGTTTggttttttattgattttagtgATGTTTCTTCTTTAAAGTTTGAAGCTTTTTTGTGTTACAAATTTTGGGTCTTGATCATGTTTGTGTTTTACactcatattttgttgtagggtgctaatagcatattttttgttttctggTTTTTTGCTTAAACCCTTCATTTGAGGTAATTTCCTtgctcttcattttttttctttccaattgTTATcaagtttgttttttttattgattttagtgATGTTTCTTCTTTTAAGTTTGAAGCTTTTTTGTATTACAAATTTTGGGTCTTGATCATGTTTGTATTTACACTGATATTTGTTGTGGGGGTGCTAATagcatattttttgttttctggGGTTTGTTGTGAAGGGTACTATTGTGTTGTGTTGATTGCTCTTAAAGTCTTCATTTTAGGTTATTTGGgagtttaattttgtaaattagaTGGACTGTAAGTTTTCTGTTCAACCTCTATAAGGATACCACTCGTGTCTAGCGCAAGTGGTTGGTGTGCAGTGTGTGTAAGTGTTGTAAACCTGAGATATCGTGATCGATTTCTACGAATAAAAAGAAACCTCTATAAGGATTCTCAATGTGTTGGATTCCTTGAAAAGCTAGTGTTTGGAGGATACTTTCCTCATTCCCAACATCAGTTTGAAAGTATGCATCTGATAAAAACTACCAAATTTCACATGTCTGTATGTGTGCTTCTAGACAATATTTGTCGTTTGAGGCGcaattttgaaaatatggaaCATTTTTTAGTAGCGAGGACGGAGGGAAAGCAGTGCTCCTAATGTTTTACCTCATGTTTTTGCTGCTTAGGGTGGGCCTAGGATCAATGTGGTTTAGTTTTAGGAGGAACTTTTCTCACCCCAAAAGCTCTTTGGATGTATCCGGTAAAAACACAGTTTTCTGTCGTCCAGATGTGTATTTCCAAACTAAAACACAGTTTTTACCTCATGAAAAAAAGGAATGTGCAATGTCAGTATTTACCAATTTTACACAAACAATAAGAACCATATATTTCACCACACAGTTGTAACTGTCATCATAAAATAACTAAGTCCATGTTGGCTTTCAGTGTAAAACTGTTTACACTGACAGCTGATGTGGATTAGGTCTTTATCAATAGTGCATGTCCATTAAACTCTTATCTCATCCGGTTATGTATTTTACTTTTGTGTGTGGTATTTTAGAAATGTGAGGGGTAATGTTACTCCCTTAATTTCCTACTTTATGGTTTATATATGGCCAAAAactctttttaaattatatcatatcatCATTTGTTTTTGTATAGTTTATATATTGCCTTCCTagtttttccttcattttttgtGATTTGATTCTTTGCCATCTTTTCATAATTCATTATATCTTACGTTACTTTGAATCTTGACCCTGAAGGAGTAGCCGAGTGGTAAGGGTTAAGACACCCAAAAAAGTAGTATGAAGAAGATCCAAAGTTCGATCTCTACTACTAACAAAATCTCTCTCTCCCTAACAAATTTACTACTAACATTTGCCTATTAAAAACAAGAGTTTAATTACTATGACTGAgagtgtaaaaagttttacattgtCAATATATCACACCGTTTATGTTGTGACTTTTGATGTAGTTACCATAAAAGTCAAAGATTTTTAATGATTCAATGACTGAGATTGACTGACAGTAGTGTAAAAAACATTTACACTATCAgtgtatacaaattaaatacaaaaaacaATTACCGAATCTTTGACACCCGAGTCTGAACATTGAACAGGTGGGAAGGTGGTCCAACAAAAATTCCATGGTCctttaaagaagaagaaacaatgTATCTACTAGAAGGAAAAGTGAAGGTTAGTGTTGAAGGGTCAAAAGGATCTTTTGAA
This region of Cicer arietinum cultivar CDC Frontier isolate Library 1 chromosome 8, Cicar.CDCFrontier_v2.0, whole genome shotgun sequence genomic DNA includes:
- the LOC101496059 gene encoding uncharacterized protein, producing the protein MKPFVLRLSLIIFVPLLLSLLFLTFMPKETAMATYEAFGVRIEKNPSQSKLNELGVSTWPKWEGGPTKIPWSFKEEETMYLLEGKVKVSVEGSKGSFEIGGGDLVVFPKGMNITWEVTEPVKKHYSLKKE